A single Sphingobium sp. EP60837 DNA region contains:
- a CDS encoding AAA family ATPase → MLTAIKRIQGLGVFGDFTPTAELPEFGRYNIVYGENGSGKTTLSRLFGCLETGEHAEYADLQFSIDSQSGVLAKGQRYARKVRVFNSDYVEANIGQFHAPLRHILIIGEDNKALADDVVAEKKLHGERRAAIDVAQKAITKLDSDKGKVFSAIAKTIGEATSGSTLRSYRKPDAEAAYANERGLAPLSDALLEVHRATVHQEQLDVITSPTLASYGGGPVLPAGPFVDIAAALPGLVSALLARTAQAGVLRRLVEEPAIAVWVEQGVALHRDHGSAHCEFCDQQLPPARMAALAEHFGVEDQHLKSDILAALNVVHALRDALGVLELPARTALYAELRDEYETACQVITRRRDEVVGQLDAVAALLKDKLLNRSTASSATILIDLSLLVAAIAMLAALVERHNRKSAEFDAAKADARAQIQRHYLSTIDVQVRDLDQRIAAQKAIVSNLTDGASDLPDPRSLAAIRVSYETKQAQVSSEHAGGAQMTERLRDFLGRTDLRFESSNEGYRVLRRGKAAKRLSEGEKTAIAFLYFIVQLGDQDFDLVEGIVVIDDPISSMDAASIYQAFAFLKNAVKDAKQIFLLTHNFDFLKLLLNWLKSVPRSVGTKSYYMIVCSESETSREACLQPLDKLLLDHPSEYNFLFKLLHDFKSDGTILAAYHIPNVARKVLETFLEFHRPFENSVYAKLESTTFDPHKKTAIYKFSNDLSHPTGKGFDPALVAETQKNVTFLLEMIKTLEPLHYEGLEKLATS, encoded by the coding sequence ATGCTAACCGCGATAAAGCGCATCCAGGGGCTGGGTGTATTTGGCGACTTCACACCGACGGCTGAGCTGCCCGAATTTGGCCGATATAACATCGTCTACGGCGAGAACGGATCAGGAAAGACGACGCTTTCCCGTCTGTTCGGCTGCCTGGAAACTGGCGAACATGCCGAATATGCCGACCTCCAATTCTCGATCGATAGCCAGTCCGGGGTGCTCGCGAAGGGACAGCGATACGCGCGCAAGGTCCGCGTATTCAACTCGGACTATGTCGAGGCGAATATCGGCCAATTCCACGCTCCGCTTCGTCACATCCTCATCATCGGCGAAGACAACAAGGCGTTGGCGGACGACGTCGTCGCCGAGAAGAAACTGCATGGCGAGCGGCGCGCGGCGATTGATGTCGCGCAGAAAGCGATCACCAAGCTCGATAGTGACAAAGGTAAGGTCTTCTCGGCGATTGCCAAGACCATTGGCGAGGCAACGAGCGGCAGCACCCTGCGCAGCTATCGCAAACCCGACGCCGAGGCCGCCTACGCCAATGAGCGGGGTCTGGCGCCTCTGAGCGATGCTCTGCTCGAAGTGCATCGCGCGACGGTCCATCAGGAGCAGCTCGATGTGATCACGTCCCCGACGCTTGCCAGCTACGGCGGCGGGCCGGTCCTTCCGGCGGGCCCATTCGTCGACATCGCTGCAGCTCTGCCCGGATTGGTCTCGGCCCTACTCGCCCGCACCGCCCAAGCGGGCGTGCTGCGCCGCTTGGTCGAGGAACCCGCGATCGCGGTTTGGGTCGAACAGGGCGTCGCCCTCCACCGGGACCACGGCTCTGCACATTGCGAATTCTGCGATCAGCAACTGCCGCCGGCCCGGATGGCCGCGCTTGCTGAGCATTTCGGTGTCGAGGATCAGCACCTGAAATCCGATATCCTGGCGGCGCTGAATGTCGTGCATGCGCTCCGGGATGCGCTCGGGGTGCTTGAGCTTCCTGCCAGAACGGCGCTCTATGCTGAACTTCGCGATGAATATGAGACGGCGTGCCAAGTTATCACGCGGCGTCGTGACGAGGTCGTCGGCCAACTGGACGCCGTCGCGGCGCTTCTCAAGGACAAGCTGCTCAATCGGTCCACCGCGAGCTCGGCAACGATCCTGATCGACCTGTCTTTATTGGTAGCGGCAATCGCCATGCTCGCAGCGCTCGTCGAGCGGCACAATCGCAAGTCGGCAGAGTTCGATGCCGCGAAAGCCGACGCCCGCGCGCAAATCCAACGTCATTATCTGTCGACGATCGATGTACAGGTGCGTGATCTGGATCAGCGGATCGCAGCCCAAAAGGCGATCGTCTCGAACCTGACCGATGGTGCTTCCGACCTGCCGGACCCGCGCAGCCTTGCGGCGATCAGAGTCTCCTACGAAACCAAGCAGGCGCAGGTCTCGAGCGAACATGCTGGCGGCGCGCAGATGACTGAGCGGCTCCGCGATTTTCTGGGACGCACCGACCTGCGCTTCGAATCCAGCAACGAGGGATATCGCGTGCTGCGGCGGGGCAAGGCTGCCAAACGCCTGTCCGAGGGTGAAAAGACCGCGATCGCCTTTCTCTATTTCATCGTACAGCTCGGCGATCAGGATTTCGATCTCGTCGAGGGCATCGTAGTAATCGACGATCCGATTTCTAGCATGGATGCCGCGTCAATCTACCAGGCCTTCGCGTTTCTCAAGAACGCGGTGAAGGATGCCAAGCAGATTTTCCTGCTGACCCACAATTTCGACTTTCTTAAACTGCTGCTCAACTGGCTGAAAAGCGTTCCCAGATCGGTTGGCACGAAATCCTATTACATGATCGTCTGTAGCGAGTCGGAGACCAGTCGCGAGGCGTGCCTGCAGCCGCTCGACAAACTGCTACTCGATCATCCGAGCGAATATAATTTTCTGTTTAAGCTGCTGCATGACTTCAAGTCCGACGGGACCATTCTCGCAGCCTATCATATTCCGAACGTGGCGCGGAAAGTGCTGGAGACGTTCCTCGAATTTCACAGACCTTTCGAGAATAGCGTCTATGCCAAGCTGGAAAGCACCACATTCGATCCGCATAAAAAGACCGCTATCTATAAATTCTCCAACGACCTCTCTCATCCGACCGGCAAGGGCTTCGATCCGGCCTTGGTCGCCGAGACACAGAAGAACGTTACTTTTCTGCTCGAGATGATCAAAACCCTCGAACCGCTTCATTACGAGGGACTTGAGAAGCTCGCCACCTCCTAG
- a CDS encoding metallophosphoesterase family protein, translating into MWSLGGNRLTEFSFVHAADLHLDSPLLGLAGKSAEYAARVEAASRQAFDNLIALAIDERCRFMVLAGDIFDGDLRNFQTGLYFVDGMRSLEEAGIDVFMVLGNHDSANRFADKLALSGNVHVFPKAKPATHVLDDVRVAIHGRSFPRPDVSEDIARAYPPATGALFNIGVLHTACAGSEGHHARYAPCTPEQLTNHGYDYWALGHVHAHAVLGEHPHIVYPGNLQGRHPRETGPKGAVLVKVNDGRVTSLEHRALDVVRWASITVDVSGTSEHPELLDLIRSHIAQGAEQADGRPIALRLTVTGTTPLHSRLILERTAFREDVETLLATLSDDVWLEKLRLETAHPEAPDAVDPTVAGKLDQEVTRLSQDSAIAQVLEARLAEIRTKLPAGAHADAFIEQMRAEIPERAAALARSLVSEAGHAPD; encoded by the coding sequence ATGTGGAGCCTCGGAGGCAACAGATTGACTGAATTTTCTTTTGTTCATGCGGCTGATCTTCATCTCGATAGTCCTCTTCTAGGGCTGGCGGGCAAATCGGCTGAATATGCCGCGCGGGTGGAAGCGGCATCGCGCCAGGCGTTCGACAATCTAATTGCACTCGCTATCGACGAACGCTGCAGGTTCATGGTGCTGGCAGGTGATATCTTTGACGGCGACCTGCGCAACTTCCAGACAGGCCTCTACTTCGTCGATGGCATGCGCAGCCTCGAAGAGGCTGGCATTGATGTCTTCATGGTGCTGGGAAACCACGACTCCGCCAATCGCTTCGCCGACAAGCTGGCCCTGTCAGGCAATGTCCATGTATTCCCGAAGGCGAAGCCAGCAACGCACGTTCTCGACGATGTCAGGGTCGCGATCCACGGCCGCAGCTTTCCGCGTCCTGATGTCTCCGAGGACATCGCGCGGGCATATCCTCCGGCGACCGGGGCGCTGTTCAATATCGGCGTTCTCCATACGGCCTGTGCGGGCAGCGAAGGTCATCACGCCCGCTATGCGCCCTGCACGCCAGAGCAGCTTACCAATCATGGCTATGACTATTGGGCGTTAGGCCACGTCCACGCCCATGCCGTGCTTGGCGAGCACCCGCACATCGTCTATCCCGGCAATCTTCAGGGCCGACACCCACGAGAGACGGGGCCCAAGGGCGCCGTCCTGGTCAAAGTCAATGACGGCAGAGTCACCAGCCTCGAGCATCGCGCGCTGGATGTGGTGCGCTGGGCGTCGATCACAGTTGATGTGTCGGGAACGAGCGAACACCCCGAACTACTGGATCTCATTCGCAGCCATATCGCCCAAGGCGCAGAGCAGGCCGACGGACGGCCTATTGCCCTGCGCCTCACAGTGACTGGAACGACACCGCTCCATTCCAGATTGATCCTCGAGCGCACCGCTTTCCGGGAGGACGTGGAAACACTGCTGGCAACGCTCTCGGATGACGTGTGGCTCGAAAAGCTGAGGTTGGAAACGGCCCATCCTGAAGCCCCGGACGCTGTCGATCCAACGGTGGCTGGAAAGCTTGATCAGGAAGTGACCCGCCTCAGCCAGGACAGCGCAATTGCGCAAGTTCTCGAAGCGCGGCTTGCCGAAATTCGGACGAAACTGCCCGCTGGCGCACATGCCGATGCATTCATTGAGCAGATGCGCGCCGAGATACCCGAACGCGCCGCAGCCCTTGCGCGCAGTCTAGTTAGCGAGGCTGGTCATGCGCCTGACTGA